Proteins found in one Canis aureus isolate CA01 chromosome 19, VMU_Caureus_v.1.0, whole genome shotgun sequence genomic segment:
- the MPND gene encoding MPN domain-containing protein isoform X2 translates to MAAPEPLSPAGGAGEEAPDEDEDEAEAEDPERPAGAGGARGGGGGGAGGGGGCGPGPGAGGCGGPGGALTRRAVTLRVLLKDALLEPGAGVLSIYYLGKKFLGDLQPDGRIVWQETGQVFNSPSAWATHCKKLVNPAKKSGCGWASVKYKGQKLDKYKAAWLRRHQLHMPTAAADESPASEGEEEELLMEEEEEEALAGVSTEDKSRRPPAKGPLEPAHTEAVPPGKRVENKIRVPVRYCMLGSRDSARNPHTLVEVTSFAAINKFQPFNVAISSNVLFLLDFHSHLTRSEVVGYLGGRWDINSQMLTVLRAFPCRSRLGDVDMAASMEEEIYQSLLLRGLSLVGWYHSHPHSPALPSLQDIDSQMDYQLRLQGSSNGFQPCLALLCSPYYSGNPGPESKISPFWVMPPPEQRPSDYGIPMDVEMAYVQDNFLTNDILHEMMLLVEFYKGAPDLVRFQEPWSQEHTYLDKLKAPEHTGGHAGSTWALPVSLHRLGLQDPCPSGCR, encoded by the exons ATGGCAG CTCCGGAGCCGCTGTccccggcgggcggcgcgggcgagGAGGCGCCGGACGAGGATGAGGACGAGGCGGAGGCCGAGGACCCCGAGCGGCCGGCTGGAGCGGGAggcgcgcgcggcggcggcggcggcggcgcaggaggcggcggcggctgcgggcccgggcccggggcggggggctgcggcgGCCCGGGGGGCGCGCTCACCAGGCGCGCGGTCACGCTGAGGGTGCTCCTCAAAGACGCGCTGCTGGAGCCGGGCGCCGGGGTGCTGTCCATCTACTACCTG GGAAAGAAGTTCCTGGGGGACCTGCAGCCCGACGGGAGGATCGTGTGGCAGGAGACCGGGCAGGTGTTCAACTCACCCAGCGCCTGGGCCACACACTGCAAAAAGTTGGTGAACCCGGCCAAGAAGTCCGGCTGTGGCTGGGCTTCTGTCAAGTACAAGGGCCAGAAACTGGACAAATACAAGGCAGCCTGGCTCCGGCGACACCAGCTCCACATGCCCACAGCTGCTGCCGACGAG agCCCGGCCAGTGAAGGCGAGGAGGAGGAGCTGTtgatggaggaagaagaggaggaggcgCTGGCGGGGGTCTCCACGGAGGACAAGAGCCGGAGGCCACCTGCCAAGGGACCCTTGGAACCTGCCCACACAG AGGCCGTGCCCCCTGGGAAGCGGGTGGAAAACAAGATCCGGGTGCCTGTGCGGTACTGCATGCTGGGCAGTCGAGACTCTGCCAG GAACCCCCACACCCTGGTGGAAGTAACCTCCTTTGCTGCCATCAACAAGTTCCAGCCGTTCAACGTGGCCATCTCCAGCAACGTGCTGTTCCTGCTG GACTTCCACAGCCACCTGACTCGCAGCGAGGTCGTGGGGTACCTGGGGGGCCGCTGGGACATCAACAGCCAGA TGCTCACGGTGCTGAGAGCCTTCCCCTGTCGCAGCCGGCTGGGAGACGTGGATATGGCAGCCAGCATGGAAGAGGAG ATCTACCAGAGCCTGCTCCTGCGGGGCCTGTCCCTGGTGGGCTGGTACCACAGCCACCCGCACAGCCCCGCGCTGCCGTCGCTGCAGGACATCGACTCGCAGATGGACTACCAGCTGCGGCTGCAGGGCTCCAGCAACGGCTTCCAGCCCTGCCTGGCCCTGCTCTGCT ccccttACTACTCCGGCAACCCGGGCCCCGAGTCCAAGATCTCCCCCTTCTGGGTGATGCCACCCCCGGAG CAAAGGCCCAGTGACTACGGCATCCCCATGGACGTGGAGATGGCCTACGTCCAGGACAACTTTCTGACTAATGACATTCTTCATGAGATG ATGCTGCTGGTGGAATTCTACAAGGGCGCCCCCGACCTCGTGAGGTTCCAGGAGCCCTGGAGCCAGGAGCACACGTACCTTGACAAGCTGAAG GCACCCGAGCACACAGGAGGCCACGCTGGAAGCACCTGGGCCCTGCCAGTCTCCCTTCACCGTCTAGGACTTCAGGACCCATGTCCCTCAGGCTGCAGATGA
- the SH3GL1 gene encoding endophilin-A2 isoform X1, whose translation MSVAGLKKQFYKASQLVSEKVGGAEGTKLDEDFKEMEKKVDVTSKAVTEVLARTIEYLQPNPASRAKLTMLNTVSKIRGQVKNPGYPQSEGLLGECMIRHGKELGGESNFGDALLDAGESMKRLAEVKDSLDIEVKQNFIDPLQNLCDKDLKEIQHHLKKLEGRRLDFDYKKKRQGRIPDEELRQALEKFEESKEVAETSMHNLLETDIEQVSQLCALVDAQLDYHRQAVQILDELADKLKRRMRDASSRPKREYKPKPREPFDLGEPEQSNGGFPCATAPKIPASSSFRSSDKPIRTPSRSMPPLDQPSCKALYDFEPENAGELGFHEGDVITLTNQIDENWYEGMLHGQSGFFPLSYVEVLVPLPQ comes from the exons CTGGTCAGTGAGAAGGTCGGAGGGGCTGAAGGGACCAAGCTTGATGAAGACTtcaaagagatggagaag AAGGTGGATGTTACCAGCAAGGCTGTGACAGAAGTGCTGGCCAGAACCATTGAGTACCTGCAGCCCAACCCAG CTTCACGGGCCAAACTGACAATGCTCAACACGGTGTCCAAAATCCGAGGGCAAGTGAAGAACCCTGGCTACCCGCAGTCAGAGGGCCTGCTGGGCGAGTGCATGATCCGCCACGGGAAGGAGCTGGGCGGCGAGTCCAACTTCG GGGACGCCCTGTTGGACGCAGGGGAGTCCATGAAGCGCCTGGCAGAGGTGAAAGACTCCCTGGACATAGAGGTCAAGCAGAACTTCATCGACCCCCTGCAGAACTTGTGCGACAAAGACCTGAAGGAGATCCAG CACCACCTGAAGAAGCTAGAGGGCCGCCGCCTGGACTTTGACTACAAGAAGAAGCGACAGGGCAGGATTCCCGATGAGGAGCTGCGCCAGGCCCTGGAGAAGTTCGAAGAGTCCAAGGAGGTGGCTGAGACCAGCATGCACAACCTCCTGGAGACTGAT ATCGAGCAGGTGAGCCAGCTCTGCGCGCTGGTGGATGCCCAGCTGGACTATCACCGGCAGGCCGTGCAGATCTTGGACGAACTGGCCGACAAGCTCAAGCGAAG GATGCGAGACGCCTCCTCTCGCCCCAAGCGGGAATACAAGCCCAAGCCTCGGGAGCCCTTCGACCTGGGGGAGCCTGAGCAGTCCAATGGGGGCTTCCCCTGTGCCACAGCCCCCAAGATTCCAG CTTCGTCATCTTTCCGATCTTCTGACAAGCCCATCCGGACCCCCAGCAGGAGCATGC cacccctgGACCAGCCAAGCTGCAAAGCTCTGTACGACTTTGAGCCTGAGAATGCCGGGGAACTGGGCTTCCACGAGGGTGACGTCATCACGTTGACCAACCAGATCGACGAGAACTGGTACGAGGGCATGCTCCACGGCCAGTCGGGCTTCTTCCCCCTCAGCTACGTGGAGGTGCTGGTGCCCTTGCCTCAGTGA
- the SH3GL1 gene encoding endophilin-A2 isoform X2 translates to MLNTVSKIRGQVKNPGYPQSEGLLGECMIRHGKELGGESNFGDALLDAGESMKRLAEVKDSLDIEVKQNFIDPLQNLCDKDLKEIQHHLKKLEGRRLDFDYKKKRQGRIPDEELRQALEKFEESKEVAETSMHNLLETDIEQVSQLCALVDAQLDYHRQAVQILDELADKLKRRMRDASSRPKREYKPKPREPFDLGEPEQSNGGFPCATAPKIPASSSFRSSDKPIRTPSRSMPPLDQPSCKALYDFEPENAGELGFHEGDVITLTNQIDENWYEGMLHGQSGFFPLSYVEVLVPLPQ, encoded by the exons ATGCTCAACACGGTGTCCAAAATCCGAGGGCAAGTGAAGAACCCTGGCTACCCGCAGTCAGAGGGCCTGCTGGGCGAGTGCATGATCCGCCACGGGAAGGAGCTGGGCGGCGAGTCCAACTTCG GGGACGCCCTGTTGGACGCAGGGGAGTCCATGAAGCGCCTGGCAGAGGTGAAAGACTCCCTGGACATAGAGGTCAAGCAGAACTTCATCGACCCCCTGCAGAACTTGTGCGACAAAGACCTGAAGGAGATCCAG CACCACCTGAAGAAGCTAGAGGGCCGCCGCCTGGACTTTGACTACAAGAAGAAGCGACAGGGCAGGATTCCCGATGAGGAGCTGCGCCAGGCCCTGGAGAAGTTCGAAGAGTCCAAGGAGGTGGCTGAGACCAGCATGCACAACCTCCTGGAGACTGAT ATCGAGCAGGTGAGCCAGCTCTGCGCGCTGGTGGATGCCCAGCTGGACTATCACCGGCAGGCCGTGCAGATCTTGGACGAACTGGCCGACAAGCTCAAGCGAAG GATGCGAGACGCCTCCTCTCGCCCCAAGCGGGAATACAAGCCCAAGCCTCGGGAGCCCTTCGACCTGGGGGAGCCTGAGCAGTCCAATGGGGGCTTCCCCTGTGCCACAGCCCCCAAGATTCCAG CTTCGTCATCTTTCCGATCTTCTGACAAGCCCATCCGGACCCCCAGCAGGAGCATGC cacccctgGACCAGCCAAGCTGCAAAGCTCTGTACGACTTTGAGCCTGAGAATGCCGGGGAACTGGGCTTCCACGAGGGTGACGTCATCACGTTGACCAACCAGATCGACGAGAACTGGTACGAGGGCATGCTCCACGGCCAGTCGGGCTTCTTCCCCCTCAGCTACGTGGAGGTGCTGGTGCCCTTGCCTCAGTGA
- the MPND gene encoding MPN domain-containing protein isoform X3: protein MAAPEPLSPAGGAGEEAPDEDEDEAEAEDPERPAGAGGARGGGGGGAGGGGGCGPGPGAGGCGGPGGALTRRAVTLRVLLKDALLEPGAGVLSIYYLGKKFLGDLQPDGRIVWQETGQVFNSPSAWATHCKKLVNPAKKSGCGWASVKYKGQKLDKYKAAWLRRHQLHMPTAAADESPASEGEEEELLMEEEEEEALAGVSTEDKSRRPPAKGPLEPAHTEAVPPGKRVENKIRVPVRYCMLGSRDSARNPHTLVEVTSFAAINKFQPFNVAISSNVLFLLDFHSHLTRSEVVGYLGGRWDINSQMLTVLRAFPCRSRLGDVDMAASMEEEIYQSLLLRGLSLVGWYHSHPHSPALPSLQDIDSQMDYQLRLQGSSNGFQPCLALLCSPYYSGNPGPESKISPFWVMPPPEQRPSDYGIPMDVEMAYVQDNFLTNDILHEMMLLVEFYKGAPDLVRFQEPWSQEHTYLDKLKISLASRTPKDQGLCHVLEQVYSLLKQGS, encoded by the exons ATGGCAG CTCCGGAGCCGCTGTccccggcgggcggcgcgggcgagGAGGCGCCGGACGAGGATGAGGACGAGGCGGAGGCCGAGGACCCCGAGCGGCCGGCTGGAGCGGGAggcgcgcgcggcggcggcggcggcggcgcaggaggcggcggcggctgcgggcccgggcccggggcggggggctgcggcgGCCCGGGGGGCGCGCTCACCAGGCGCGCGGTCACGCTGAGGGTGCTCCTCAAAGACGCGCTGCTGGAGCCGGGCGCCGGGGTGCTGTCCATCTACTACCTG GGAAAGAAGTTCCTGGGGGACCTGCAGCCCGACGGGAGGATCGTGTGGCAGGAGACCGGGCAGGTGTTCAACTCACCCAGCGCCTGGGCCACACACTGCAAAAAGTTGGTGAACCCGGCCAAGAAGTCCGGCTGTGGCTGGGCTTCTGTCAAGTACAAGGGCCAGAAACTGGACAAATACAAGGCAGCCTGGCTCCGGCGACACCAGCTCCACATGCCCACAGCTGCTGCCGACGAG agCCCGGCCAGTGAAGGCGAGGAGGAGGAGCTGTtgatggaggaagaagaggaggaggcgCTGGCGGGGGTCTCCACGGAGGACAAGAGCCGGAGGCCACCTGCCAAGGGACCCTTGGAACCTGCCCACACAG AGGCCGTGCCCCCTGGGAAGCGGGTGGAAAACAAGATCCGGGTGCCTGTGCGGTACTGCATGCTGGGCAGTCGAGACTCTGCCAG GAACCCCCACACCCTGGTGGAAGTAACCTCCTTTGCTGCCATCAACAAGTTCCAGCCGTTCAACGTGGCCATCTCCAGCAACGTGCTGTTCCTGCTG GACTTCCACAGCCACCTGACTCGCAGCGAGGTCGTGGGGTACCTGGGGGGCCGCTGGGACATCAACAGCCAGA TGCTCACGGTGCTGAGAGCCTTCCCCTGTCGCAGCCGGCTGGGAGACGTGGATATGGCAGCCAGCATGGAAGAGGAG ATCTACCAGAGCCTGCTCCTGCGGGGCCTGTCCCTGGTGGGCTGGTACCACAGCCACCCGCACAGCCCCGCGCTGCCGTCGCTGCAGGACATCGACTCGCAGATGGACTACCAGCTGCGGCTGCAGGGCTCCAGCAACGGCTTCCAGCCCTGCCTGGCCCTGCTCTGCT ccccttACTACTCCGGCAACCCGGGCCCCGAGTCCAAGATCTCCCCCTTCTGGGTGATGCCACCCCCGGAG CAAAGGCCCAGTGACTACGGCATCCCCATGGACGTGGAGATGGCCTACGTCCAGGACAACTTTCTGACTAATGACATTCTTCATGAGATG ATGCTGCTGGTGGAATTCTACAAGGGCGCCCCCGACCTCGTGAGGTTCCAGGAGCCCTGGAGCCAGGAGCACACGTACCTTGACAAGCTGAAG ATCTCCTTGGCCAGCAGGACACCCAAGGACCAGGGCCTGTGCCACGTGCTGGAGCAGGTTTACAGCCTTCTCAAACAAGGGAGCTGA
- the MPND gene encoding MPN domain-containing protein isoform X1, translating into MAAPEPLSPAGGAGEEAPDEDEDEAEAEDPERPAGAGGARGGGGGGAGGGGGCGPGPGAGGCGGPGGALTRRAVTLRVLLKDALLEPGAGVLSIYYLGKKFLGDLQPDGRIVWQETGQVFNSPSAWATHCKKLVNPAKKSGCGWASVKYKGQKLDKYKAAWLRRHQLHMPTAAADESPASEGEEEELLMEEEEEEALAGVSTEDKSRRPPAKGPLEPAHTEAVPPGKRVENKIRVPVRYCMLGSRDSARNPHTLVEVTSFAAINKFQPFNVAISSNVLFLLDFHSHLTRSEVVGYLGGRWDINSQMLTVLRAFPCRSRLGDVDMAASMEEEIYQSLLLRGLSLVGWYHSHPHSPALPSLQDIDSQMDYQLRLQGSSNGFQPCLALLCSPYYSGNPGPESKISPFWVMPPPEQRPSDYGIPMDVEMAYVQDNFLTNDILHEMAWKPHEGRWWCLGCSLLYPGHPGQRAPGSEGDPSAPCPVDAAGGILQGRPRPREVPGALEPGAHVP; encoded by the exons ATGGCAG CTCCGGAGCCGCTGTccccggcgggcggcgcgggcgagGAGGCGCCGGACGAGGATGAGGACGAGGCGGAGGCCGAGGACCCCGAGCGGCCGGCTGGAGCGGGAggcgcgcgcggcggcggcggcggcggcgcaggaggcggcggcggctgcgggcccgggcccggggcggggggctgcggcgGCCCGGGGGGCGCGCTCACCAGGCGCGCGGTCACGCTGAGGGTGCTCCTCAAAGACGCGCTGCTGGAGCCGGGCGCCGGGGTGCTGTCCATCTACTACCTG GGAAAGAAGTTCCTGGGGGACCTGCAGCCCGACGGGAGGATCGTGTGGCAGGAGACCGGGCAGGTGTTCAACTCACCCAGCGCCTGGGCCACACACTGCAAAAAGTTGGTGAACCCGGCCAAGAAGTCCGGCTGTGGCTGGGCTTCTGTCAAGTACAAGGGCCAGAAACTGGACAAATACAAGGCAGCCTGGCTCCGGCGACACCAGCTCCACATGCCCACAGCTGCTGCCGACGAG agCCCGGCCAGTGAAGGCGAGGAGGAGGAGCTGTtgatggaggaagaagaggaggaggcgCTGGCGGGGGTCTCCACGGAGGACAAGAGCCGGAGGCCACCTGCCAAGGGACCCTTGGAACCTGCCCACACAG AGGCCGTGCCCCCTGGGAAGCGGGTGGAAAACAAGATCCGGGTGCCTGTGCGGTACTGCATGCTGGGCAGTCGAGACTCTGCCAG GAACCCCCACACCCTGGTGGAAGTAACCTCCTTTGCTGCCATCAACAAGTTCCAGCCGTTCAACGTGGCCATCTCCAGCAACGTGCTGTTCCTGCTG GACTTCCACAGCCACCTGACTCGCAGCGAGGTCGTGGGGTACCTGGGGGGCCGCTGGGACATCAACAGCCAGA TGCTCACGGTGCTGAGAGCCTTCCCCTGTCGCAGCCGGCTGGGAGACGTGGATATGGCAGCCAGCATGGAAGAGGAG ATCTACCAGAGCCTGCTCCTGCGGGGCCTGTCCCTGGTGGGCTGGTACCACAGCCACCCGCACAGCCCCGCGCTGCCGTCGCTGCAGGACATCGACTCGCAGATGGACTACCAGCTGCGGCTGCAGGGCTCCAGCAACGGCTTCCAGCCCTGCCTGGCCCTGCTCTGCT ccccttACTACTCCGGCAACCCGGGCCCCGAGTCCAAGATCTCCCCCTTCTGGGTGATGCCACCCCCGGAG CAAAGGCCCAGTGACTACGGCATCCCCATGGACGTGGAGATGGCCTACGTCCAGGACAACTTTCTGACTAATGACATTCTTCATGAGATG GCTTGGAAGCCCCATGAAGGGCGGTGGTGGTGTCTGGGCTGCTCGCTGCTGTATCCTGGGCACCCAGGACAGAGGGCTCCCGGGAGCGAGGGGGACCCATCGGCCCCCTGTCCTGTAGATGCTGCTGGTGGAATTCTACAAGGGCGCCCCCGACCTCGTGAGGTTCCAGGAGCCCTGGAGCCAGGAGCACACGTACCTTGA